The following proteins come from a genomic window of bacterium:
- the pilO gene encoding type 4a pilus biogenesis protein PilO: MKYNILSKMSKRERITGVIAVLVLLFFGVNTYVVKPLLNKMDDLDQKILMVEKKLRKAYGILFRENTIAKEYEEKLQFVKQDQNEEEEIAAFLSAIETIASSSNIFLSDIKPGNVEKTKNYRIYSAEIEIESEISYIVDFMYQLERLPQLIKIKSFTFSPKDKNSNELKGNLTMVLLLIDES, translated from the coding sequence ATGAAGTATAATATTTTATCGAAAATGTCAAAGAGAGAAAGAATAACAGGCGTAATCGCCGTGCTTGTGCTGCTGTTCTTCGGCGTGAATACATATGTTGTAAAGCCTCTGTTGAATAAAATGGATGATCTGGACCAGAAGATTTTGATGGTTGAGAAAAAATTGCGGAAAGCATACGGGATACTCTTCAGGGAAAATACCATTGCAAAAGAATATGAAGAAAAGCTGCAATTTGTTAAACAGGATCAGAACGAGGAAGAAGAAATAGCGGCGTTCCTTTCCGCAATAGAGACTATCGCCAGCAGCAGCAACATTTTTCTTTCGGATATCAAACCGGGAAACGTCGAAAAAACGAAAAATTACAGGATTTATTCGGCTGAAATCGAAATAGAGTCGGAAATATCATATATTGTAGATTTTATGTATCAGCTGGAAAGGCTTCCTCAGCTGATAAAGATAAAAAGTTTTACTTTTTCTCCGAAAGATAAAAATTCGAATGAACTTAAAGGCAATTTGACAATGGTCCTTTTGCTGATTGATGAAAGTTAA
- a CDS encoding general secretion pathway protein GspK: MNKAGKNTGGSILILVVWVLCYLSILAVGAGNMAFSRLLFVKYAKNRLVSYYLAKAGIEKAIIMIEADENKGIVSFNIPILNNENVFREYPCDTGFFTVCHTVSSGGRDSADEEEFLYGAEDESAKININKAPSGILQKLLVNTADVRPEEAYGVANSIIDWRDKDSSVSDMGAEELYYSELEIPCHCKNSDFEVPEELLLVKGMNADIFSKISDVITVYGNGKININTMGKKTMQALGFSPEFADDVEEYRRGGDGIPGTEDDMVFMSPAELRKAGLLSRADSDTVNFLSSADILGVNSDVFKISSTGFIFKDDKRYSRQVVCFVRREKGDAPVILRWIED, translated from the coding sequence ATGAATAAAGCGGGAAAAAATACCGGCGGGAGCATACTTATTCTTGTAGTGTGGGTTTTGTGTTACCTGTCAATTCTTGCGGTCGGAGCCGGTAATATGGCGTTTTCCAGGCTGCTGTTTGTAAAATATGCGAAAAACAGGCTTGTGTCTTATTATCTCGCAAAAGCGGGAATTGAAAAGGCGATCATTATGATTGAAGCCGACGAAAACAAGGGAATCGTATCGTTCAATATCCCTATCCTTAACAACGAAAATGTGTTCAGGGAGTATCCGTGTGACACCGGCTTTTTTACGGTTTGCCATACTGTATCATCCGGCGGCAGGGACAGCGCTGACGAAGAAGAGTTTTTGTATGGAGCTGAAGATGAATCCGCGAAGATTAACATAAATAAAGCGCCGTCCGGTATATTACAGAAACTGCTCGTAAATACGGCGGATGTCCGGCCTGAGGAAGCGTATGGAGTCGCAAATTCCATCATTGACTGGAGAGATAAAGATTCAAGTGTTTCGGACATGGGAGCCGAGGAGTTGTACTACAGCGAACTTGAAATCCCCTGCCATTGCAAAAACTCGGATTTTGAAGTTCCCGAGGAATTATTGCTCGTTAAGGGGATGAATGCGGATATATTCAGCAAAATATCGGATGTAATAACGGTTTACGGTAACGGGAAAATAAATATCAATACCATGGGAAAAAAAACCATGCAGGCGCTGGGTTTCAGCCCGGAATTTGCCGATGATGTGGAAGAATACAGGAGGGGCGGCGACGGAATTCCCGGAACGGAGGATGATATGGTTTTTATGTCGCCTGCAGAACTGAGGAAAGCGGGGCTCCTGTCCCGGGCTGATTCGGATACGGTTAATTTTCTTTCCTCGGCTGATATTCTCGGCGTTAATTCCGATGTATTTAAAATCAGTTCGACAGGGTTTATATTCAAAGATGATAAACGCTATTCCAGGCAGGTAGTCTGTTTTGTGCGGAGGGAAAAAGGGGATGCCCCTGTTATATTGAGATGGATTGAAGATTAG
- the pilM gene encoding pilus assembly protein PilM: MFKRAKKKVSVIEIGKDWLKIVQAQLFIKEKKVSRVVVEKISGLSDDLISEKLKNLAKSEDINSLYLCLCVPHAQATVKSIELPSTHEDEIRNMLDLQIGKQTPFSREEVIFDHAVLNISEEGYSKVLLVIIHKDIVERFLNIIHGAGLKTDNIGLSSEGLLKWAEISCHSRISDDSFILMDVDYDSCDFEVIHEKHIIFSRNISFGMVDFTGNKDEWQKKITEQLNHCLYAFQNEFPEKETLKLVITGADRINEAIDIENMKKDLNMAIELVPQFKNIPENREFRDDELSAEVSYPELLGLVLTYPEHDINLIPQELLLEREVKEKGKNLFLCGAYIFLLILLGSVFFLGKIYSKERYLGQLQDKLENIRPKVEKLESMTEKTMIIEARQKAKDYSLNLIHEIHGLISPDIHLTSIIYDGKTHFTLRGTSKNTSEVFKFVTSLEESGFFINVKAKYATKRNEGDKELTDFEIVCPLEIPLENDMKEKK; this comes from the coding sequence ATGTTCAAACGGGCAAAAAAGAAGGTCTCGGTTATTGAAATAGGGAAAGACTGGCTTAAAATTGTCCAGGCGCAGTTGTTTATTAAGGAAAAAAAAGTCAGCAGGGTAGTTGTTGAAAAAATATCCGGCCTGTCGGACGACCTTATTTCCGAAAAGCTTAAAAATCTTGCTAAATCCGAGGATATAAATTCCCTGTATCTCTGTCTTTGTGTTCCCCACGCCCAGGCGACGGTTAAAAGCATCGAACTTCCTTCAACGCATGAAGATGAGATAAGGAACATGCTTGACCTTCAGATAGGCAAGCAAACACCTTTTTCCCGCGAGGAAGTTATTTTTGACCATGCGGTGCTGAATATTTCCGAAGAAGGCTACAGCAAAGTATTGCTTGTAATAATACATAAGGATATTGTTGAAAGGTTTCTTAATATAATACACGGCGCGGGATTGAAAACCGATAATATAGGATTAAGCTCCGAAGGCCTGCTTAAATGGGCCGAAATATCCTGCCACAGCAGGATAAGCGATGATTCTTTTATCCTGATGGATGTAGATTATGACAGCTGTGATTTCGAAGTTATACATGAAAAACATATAATATTTTCACGGAATATATCATTCGGTATGGTAGATTTTACGGGGAATAAAGATGAATGGCAGAAAAAGATCACGGAACAGCTTAACCATTGCCTGTATGCGTTCCAGAACGAATTTCCCGAAAAAGAAACCCTGAAATTAGTTATTACCGGCGCCGACAGGATAAATGAGGCAATTGACATTGAAAACATGAAAAAAGATTTGAATATGGCAATTGAGCTGGTTCCCCAGTTTAAGAACATACCGGAGAACAGGGAATTCAGGGATGACGAATTGTCAGCGGAAGTTTCATATCCTGAGCTCCTGGGTCTGGTGCTCACTTATCCCGAACATGATATAAATCTCATCCCGCAGGAACTTCTGCTTGAACGCGAGGTAAAGGAAAAAGGAAAGAACCTTTTTTTATGCGGAGCGTATATTTTCCTGCTTATACTGCTTGGCTCAGTATTTTTTCTCGGGAAAATATACAGCAAGGAAAGATATCTGGGCCAGCTTCAGGATAAACTCGAAAATATCAGGCCTAAGGTTGAAAAACTTGAAAGTATGACTGAAAAAACCATGATAATAGAAGCCCGCCAGAAAGCAAAGGATTATTCGCTGAACCTGATACATGAAATCCACGGTCTTATATCTCCGGATATTCATCTGACTTCCATTATTTATGACGGGAAAACCCATTTTACTTTAAGAGGCACTTCGAAAAATACATCGGAAGTATTCAAATTTGTCACCAGCCTTGAAGAATCGGGGTTCTTCATAAACGTTAAAGCGAAATATGCGACGAAAAGAAATGAAGGGGACAAGGAACTTACGGATTTTGAGATAGTGTGCCCTCTTGAAATACCCTTGGAAAATGATATGAAAGAGAAAAAATGA